The DNA segment ACAGTCAGCACAAATGCGGTTATCAGTTTGATTCATTAAGTTCTTCAATCTTCCATTAGCTGCAGAGCAAGAacacatttttcacaaaattcaataaattaatgtATTAGAAAATCAACACATATAAGGAGGCAAAAAATACTGTCCAGGAAAAGGTATGCAAGAAAGCTGATTATGGTTAAATTCACCAAATTGAAGAATCTCtagcctcttggactgaataaaAAACCAAATAGTGAACTGTTTGGCATTTTATGTTTGATCATGGTGCAAAACCAGATTAAAAGTGTGTATTTCATGGAAAACCCATTGTCTTCAAGATTGGTTGAAACaaggaggagaaaagaaaagaaatgagtgGCATGCAGGATGTGAACTCATCCCTTCATTCTCGAGCACCATGTTAAATATTAGGCATTTATATACACAAACTTTACATTTTGTAGTAAGAAAACAAGCTGACAAATGAATTCTACAAAGACAAATCCAAAAGATTAGCTCTCTCTTTAAGACAGGCATTAAATTCTTTCCACCTAATTTATTCAACTGAAATGCACAGGCCAACTACAAAACAATGCTAAGACCTAATGCAATTGCCTCGAGAAAAGTTTGAGCCTGTGCGCAAATGTCATTTGGCAGAGTACTAAATTTTATTAGAGAAATGATTCCCCCACCTATATTTTCCCTCTTAAATTTTGCATGGATCTCTATCTGAAGGTCATTTCCAAATCATTGTATAGAACAGGCTGACTATGAGCACCATttcagggatttaaattgcggtcgcggtcgcgttttcggtcgcattgcgtttatcgcggttgcggacataacggatgctattgcggtcattgcaggtatcgcggtcgtgaattttacattacttattgtgtattgcgggtatagcgggtttcggcagtagcggtttcggacggtgccgctaccgctatataacggccgctatttcggtaacggaccgctatttaaatccctgcACCATTTATTGATGTTTAATATTAGCATACCTGAGGTAATCCTCTGAACTCGACTCATTGCTCCGTAACCAACCCACAATCATCCAACAAGCAGGCTTGAATCTGACAAAACAGAAAGCAATCAGTGTCaacacttttctctcttcttttcgtCTTCTTATTTCACTCTAAAGAGAATTGAAACACCATAATAACAACCACAACAATAAAAATGAAATCAATTATTTCAAACAAGGTGCTACAATCAAAAGCAGGAAACAGAGAAATGAAATTAAGGAAATACTTCAGATGAAATATCCTGAAACAACAATGCAATAAAAcatcaagaaaaacaaaagttCTTAAAATCAAATATCAGCTAAAACTTGTAAAGTGTTAAAAGTCCAATAATACCAAAATCCCAAAGTTTGTTGATCATTACCAGCAGCAGCAAGGATACTATGAAAAAAGATAGCCAAAGCCAACAaacaattgaaatttcaaaatgaaATCAAAAGATCTAAAACAGGAgtttggaaatttagaaaaacgaAAAGTCTCAAGATACCCAAAGACAGATTGGCTAagagtgggagacaaaatgatatataaaaaaaaaaagaaagaataagaaTGACAAGTAACGTACATCAGAATTCATTCAAACAAGAAACGTACATCAGAAAAGTCGGCTCGACAAGCAAAATTGACAAAGTCGCAGCAAAACGACACAAACATACAAATTGCTTAGCCCGCAGATCAGACAACAACACTAACCACGTACAACGATAAGTTTTTACTTTTCTAAGCCGAAAGGTGATGACAACTATGTAAGGAATCAAagtttatttgtttaataaaatataagaattattCTTTTCTATATTCAATGAAGAAAGTTCTTATATTCAGTAAAGACGTTGATGAGAATACTTGACGAATCTTCCTTTTATTGATTCTTTAATGGAATCTACACTTATATTAAGCTTCTGTACTCCTAGACTCTAAAAACGGGCTCATTAATATGGGTAACTTTAACTTTGGGCCTGCAATATGGTCTCAATAGGTTTAGAACTTTGACTCCAAATTAAAACCGTCAACTTTTTTCATCCAAACAATGCTCAACTAAATATGAAGTGTTGTAAATATAACTTCCTGCTTTCGTAATCTCTAAACAATTTATAGGTTGCTTTGATTCCCTGATTTATGCTATGATAATTGAGATCTTATAAATTATTGTATCAAATTCgaattattctttcattttttctaCTCTTCTCTTTTGTTTTAACTCTAATtctcataatttaataatacCTCGCTTAAAGTTTTTCTGTTAGAATCAAATTTCATTTCTCTTTTGCTTCCAAGTAATCCTAAATTATATCTCACAATTTGCCTTTATATTATTTCCTATCTTCATtctcaaatatattattataattatgtttcTATAAATTATGCATTAGATTTTAGtcaattttttccttcatttatttccagagattattatatatgtaatgcctttaatttttttttgtcataattCGTATCATATCGATATCCTAGTAAATACAATTTTGAGTACGAATACTGGTTAACatgaaatatttataaatttaaggtGAAATTAGGAAATATATCGAAAAACCAAAGTAAAATAGTATAAAGACTTAATCTACAACGGCACCGAAAATTTTGATTTCGAAGTCAAAATTCATAAATTGATTTGTACGAAATATTAAACCAATAAATTTTCAGAGAGTAGTATTAGAAAAATGAAATCACTAAGTATATTATTAagtgaattattaaaaaaaaagttattaaaattagtatagggactaaattataaaaagggtcaataaaaaatgaaatgataaGGAGGGACTTAAGTGATAAATTACCCTAGCCTTATGTGTAATTAAGCGACAATTTTGATTAATATACTGGAGAAAATCAATATCCTCCATGGATTTTAAGTAAATTTGGGTTCTATTCAGAGAGGACATGAGCTGGGATACGGCCGTATGTAtctagttcgaaggttacacggccAGAGACAAATGCATGTATCTCAGCCGTttgaggcacacgaccgtgtaactcttgttttcatatttttgtatggttgtaaagttcaatctaataaaaataaagtgataGCTGAATATAGAATTTATGTATAGTTGTAAATTTAGCTTTAGTTCAAAAATATAATAGTAAATATCACAAATTTCAATATCTAAAAAGTAATACTAAAATATACCATATCAAAGTTTAAAATTGCATAGCAAAATTCAATCCAGAATTAGAATTTAGTTGTAAAGTacaatctaataaaaataaagtgacAAAGCCATTAGTTCAAAAGTATAATAGTAAATATCTAAATAAAGTGACAAATTTCAATTAGAATATACTATATCAAAGTTTTTGAAAAAAcctaagttttatttatttattttttcttatttttcaatatgcaatgattgaaaagaaaaatattttctttcaactttttcatctttcttattaatacttttaatatcttttttatatttttacccttaTAAACGTGGAAGCAAATTACAATCCCCTGCTTAATGCCAAAAGCAACTAAGATGAATCATGGTTAAAGTGGACGGAGACAAAATGtcaaattttgtaaataaagTTGAAAAGAAACGGATTCGACTAACATTGCACGATTTCAGGAATggtttttccataaattttatgCGAAACCCACATACAATAACGTTAAACAAAGCCCGAAAATTCCAGTGGTCAAAGCAAACGATACAAATCTAACTCCAAAGAGCAAGAAAATTGGCTTTAGCCTACTCAGTACTCACTGCTCTTTACGAGCTTTAAACCTGGCAGGTTTTGCAGGTATTATGTAGCCCAAGATAATCAATGCTATCGGAATGATGGTTCCAATATAATACACACTCCCATATGATGCAAGTGTCTCGTGCTTGCTTAATACCTGTACCATACAACAAGGGAAGTATATTAAAAGCTAAGTTACGGAAATAATATCATGATCATCCCACACCATCTGTCCAGTGACATGGCCAACCGATTAATGGCTTGATTGGGTGAGCGTATTATCACCCAAAGatgataaatttcaaaaaattaatggTTTAACTTTACTAGAGAGAGAGGGAGTAACCATAAAGCCAACACAGGAGTAGTTCAGAACCAAAAGTGTGTAAGCAAAGTTCATCACGGCAAATGCTTTCTTCACAAGAGCCATATTTGTGGGTATAGCTTTTTCCCATTGGTAAATAACTGCTCAGAAAGAAAATGGGAGAGGTGAACAAATAAATGTAATAATACAATGATCTGAATAACAATAACGATGCACAAATCAATACCTCTTGAACCAGCAATCATCAAAGCTGACTGAACAAAGAATATAATGTACCCAGGATACAGTCCCTATAACAAATCAGAGAAGGCAAGAACAAAAGGTTAGCGCCAGGAAATTTTTGAGTGAATTCTACTATCATATTTTTTAGAATTGCCTTTTACAAAAGGAAGACAAAAATAAGAACATCATAAAGGTTTTTCGTTAGTGTAGCAAATGACTCACATGCCAAACAGCACTAACGGTCTGTGTGGCCAGTAGCTGGAAAAAACCAGGCTTCTTCCCCTTCTTAACAAGTCTCTCATAAACATCTGCAACAATAGAGtactattttaactttttactctGGGTATCTTATGACTTTAGcttgtatttgattcaaatgcCCCAGATATCCAAGAAGTGCTCCATGCtaacaaaactaaaataattgCTGTTACTTTAAAAGCTAAAAGCCATAAAATATTGTAATCAAACGTATAAAAAGTtatatccaaatatatatatatataaacttattaattaactaatttatccTTTTCTTCCATGCTTTGACTCATCACACAAAATTTAACATTTGATGGAGATTTAGACAAATGGGGGACATATAACTACCAACGGACAGCATCAAGCCATGAAGAatccaataataataataaaagccaaAGGATCAACCTTAATGAAATCAGAAACCAATTCCAAATGTTGTTCAGATTGTTAAGCATTATATTTACATGTATAATATACACCAACAGCATATTTAAGCAAAACTGACCAAAAAAACAGAGAAATGAATAGCAGCTAGAAACACTCACAATGACGAAGCCAGGTGCTGACTTGTATGTTCCAGACAAGTGGTAACAGCACTGAACTCTTTGCTAACTCAAATCCTAGGATATCAACAACCTTTGCTCGAACCCATTTTGGTTTTGGTGGTGAAGATTCAGTCCATCCACTGAAACCCAGGCCAGATATAATCAAAGCAGCCTCTGAAATTGACCAGATGAAATAATATTTCCACCGCATTGTAAAACCAGACATATACTGGTAACTCAACTTCCTCCAGAATCCCCATTCTTGGTAGGCAGGATCAGTAAACCAGGACAAGGGATGAGATGGTGAAAGGTAAAGAAACATGGCCATACAAAAAGAAGCTTGGACAAGCGCTCGTAGAGTTGCTACATATGGAGATGGTGATGGTCCTTTATCTGAATGAGCCCAAATCTTTAAAAGGGGAGGagggcaagaagaagaagaaagatcaCCAAAGTTGCATCCTGGTATCTTCAGAGTAGAAAAGGCATGCAGAAATACAAGCAACATAACAAACTTACCCCCTTCCCTTCAGTCCAGTCAAGGTAGTCCTTCATCTCGTAAACCGGACCAGCAAAGTGACTGCCACAGCACAGGCAGTACCCAAAGTATTCAATCAAAGAAGGTAGCTTAATCAACCGATTTTTTTTCTGAGCCTCACGTAAGTCTTCCTCTTTCAACAATCCATCATTGTAGTTCATTGCACATGAAATGACTTTCAGTGTCAAGACCATCAACGCACCTAAATATCAGAAGCAGGTGCCCCACAATTATCTAACATGTATAAAGTACAAAAGCACTCCCTAGAAAACTGATAATAAAACCATGGGAAACCTTGATTAATAATGTACATAGATGCATTTTCAACAATGTGAATTAAATGTCAAAGCAGGAACATATTAGGCATTACAGTCCAAACAAAGTGTCAGCTACAAGAACAAAAACCTAGAGACATTTACATGAGGTACATGAATCCTCTTCCTCCAATCATTCCTATCAGTCGCCATCCTCTCTTCAAAATCTAATAGAGTCATAGAATTTGTTATCACCTTCAACCAGGTCCTTTTTTGGTGCCCCTTCAACCTTTTATCTGTAAGTCATCTGTTTACTCCATTCTTCTAGCAGGTGCATCTTTTGATGTGTCCTAGTCCTATGCAGCCAAAGCAATGCAAATGGTTTTTTCTAACATTATCCTTAGGAGCTATCCCAACTTGGTATCACGATAAACTAATCGCAATAAACAAAGGGTTGAAGATTCATCAATGCTCAATACAGCAATATGAAGGAGAAACTCTAAACATGCTTACCAGTGGCATCGATACCTCCTTGCTTCCATGCATCCCCGCTCATGTAATATACATGGCTACAAACATATAAAAAAGGAATAGTCAAGATTCTAAAATAAGTACTATGTACAGAGACTGAGTTTATAGCGCATGCATTAAAAGGATTTTCAAAAAaacttcaatagataatctaatATCAATCAAGTGTTGCATAAGCAATATTCTTCCCACAAATTTTCACCAGCATCATCAACAACCTTAGATGTTAAAAGGAATGAAAAGTGTATATGCATTTACTAAAGTATTCAAGAAGACAAACATATAATTTTGTCAGTCAATTCAGCATGAAAACCCAGCAGGCATGACCATCAGGTTTTTTCCCCCTCTATAACCTTTTCCTaaagataaaaatagaaataattcaATTTCTAGAATTACAAACCCAAAAGCATAAATCAAAATGCTGATCTTTTTCAATGTCAAACATGTAAACAGGAGAGAATATAACAATATTAAGATAAAGTTTTCCCACGAAAAGTTTCTTAACAAAAACCAATGAAAGACTTACCAGCCAATCAAAAAACCGAAACCCAAGAAAAAAGTGATAATCCCACACTTGGGACGATAAAGAACCATTGCAGCATAACCCAACAACATGGGCACCAAAAAGTGCAGATTTGAAGAAAATCCAAATGACAGATAGGAAAGCAACGCTCCTGTAAAGGCTGAGTAAAGATGTTTAGCTAGTGGACCCGGAACAAGTCGCCATAGAAAACTCACCGGTATAGTCGTCACGAAGCATAAAAGGAACCGAATCACTGGCACCGATACCCCGATCGATGCCGCCATAGTCACCATGTCAAGTTCCATCTTCGTTTGGGATTTGATTCAGACCGAACTGAGAAGTGGAAAGGAAGGGAAATGATGGGATCGGAAATGgtaaataattttgattttgagaATTCGAAATTTAACTGTGTATTTTGTGTTGCACCTCGAGATGCACGAAACTGGAGATTTGTTCTTGGTTATGATCAAATGCAACCGTGGTCAAGTTAGGTGTTCTGAATATATTTGTACGTTGCTCTGAagggttttatttgtttattctcaAATGCGGCATTTTGTCATGAATTGAATGGAGAGTGGTGAGGATGGGTGAGATTGCCGATTGAAGCGCGCCTTAGGTTTCCATAGTAAATTCGATAAAGGTTCAGTTTGTTTGATTGAGAACTATGATATCCCATTCCACGGACTCCCGCTTTGGTGATATTCCTAAAGCGAATCCAGGTGGAGGCATATCCCATCCAAGGATCTGAGAATTTGAGAATcccttctttaatttttattgaccACAGCTACTAGTATCGGAGTCATCTTAAATTCACTTCCCATAAGTACTTCTCAATACTAATAGTAATCGATCCCAAGGATCGGGTGGAAGCGAGGGGAAATAAATTTGGCTCTAGTGCCAATTAATCTCGAGAATCTAAGAATCAGGTGGAAGTAAATTTGgtaattaagtattttaaaaatcaaattgataattatatttaaaagaaatttttaaaattgaatttgataattgaaAGATTAGAAATTTTCTGAGAAATTTTGAAGTGATGTATTGAGTCGCTTTGAAGTTTTGAAGTCGTgcctttcattatttatttaaaaataatattatattaagaatatgataatttttaaagagtgtaaaatatatattgaaaatttatatattaagtataaaatacataaaacaaGGCCAACAAATATGTAGAGAAATAGAATTTTTTCTACATGTCAATTCATAAATTCAGCGTGTAAAAGCGTAATTTAAAAAGAGCCTTAAATATACAttggagattttattttattttaatttttaatttttgaattatttgggTTAAGAATAATCGGGCTTGGACTTATCTTTTACTGTTTTTAATTTGGTTTCTTTCTTTTGGTTGTAAGTCCAATTAAATTAGACTAAAACCCATTGTGTATTTTGATCCATTTATGAAACTCCAgctgattttcaaaaaaaaaaaaaaaaaatcttccgAAAAGAAGATGCCCGTTGTCCTTAGTCTTTTCAAATCCCTTTCCTTCCCCATCATTTCATTCCAGAGTTCCCCTTTTCTTCCctaattctctctctctctcgtaCTCTTTTCAATTTTTTGCTTTCATTCTTTTTTACCTTTGGGTAACCAGAGGCCAAACAAACATCCCCCATTTGTTTCTCGATTCTCTCTCTTCaacttttttctctcttttattttttagttttgggTTACGAgaggccaaaaaaaaaaacacatagaCGCTACAGTTGGGAAACAGTTTTCGTGAGAGAGATAAACCTAGGTTTTCTCAGTCGTTTCTGTTTTTATGTGATTTTCGAAATCTCCTGTTTCATCGTAGACTGATTTCCAAGTATGAATCTTAACtgtctttttccttttcattccTGTTTTATGGTTAAACGGGTGTGTTCCTTACATCTGTAAGTGTTCTTGTTTTTCTTAATGTCGGTTCAAAGCTGTTTGAAGAATCTCATGTCTTCTAGGATAGCACCTTATCAGAAAAAAAAAGTGGCTTCGGATTTCATCGTATTAGTTTGCATGAATTTGATTCTTTGAACAATCTTCTTGTGGTGTTTTGGggttaattcaaaattttccgaATCAGTGAATTTATGGTTGATGTGAAAATTTGATTAGGACAATGTGAAAAAGTTATGTTCTAATTTTCTGGACTACCAAGTTTTAGGTATGTCACGGGAAGCCTACTCTCTGTTTACTGGTAAGTTTAACAAGTAAAGATAAATTTAATCTTGAGTGTTAAATGAGGTCGATTTCCTTTAATCtacagtttatatatatttaaggtCAGGGAATAGTTTTCAATTACTTGAACACTTGGCTGCTTTCATTTAATCTACAATTGATATATATTTAAGGTCACTTTCCTTCTACAAGTGCGGTTTGATAAATTTGGAATTCTGTTTTTGTTTCAGTAATATCAGCAGTATTGACACTGCTTTTCTGGTCTGTTCAGTAATCCATACTGAGCTTTATGTCATTGGAAACCCACTGCGAATTTAACCAATGTTTATTTCCACTCAAGTTCAGGTCAACAGAAAATAACAGAGCTAAGGGGTTTTACCTATGTTTTCTAGCTGAAGTTGGCCTTTGCTCTGTGGTCCCAAAATggtcaaatttaaaaactaatgcAAGTTTGTGAATAATGCAGGAATCCTTGGTGTGAATTGAGGGTCCATCGATAGTGCTGTAACAACTAGTGTAAAGCCAGAGTCCACTGACAATGCAGTGACCCCCAATGTCAAGCCAGAATCACCTGGGAAGATCCAGTAAGTACTTTGTTCATTAACTGAAAGTTTTCTGGTGATCTAAAAATTCGAAAGTTGTGTTTGATGTTTATCTTTAGATATATGCTTATTTGAAGTTTTTCAGAAGATTTAATAGGAAAATCGTCTTTTAATGTTTCATTTTCCTAGTGAATAGTCTGCTTTAACATTTGAATCTTATTCATGCTCCCTTTTCAGATGTGCTTATGTTACGAGCTTCAATATCTAGtaacatttttttaagaactttCATAAAGGCTTTTAACAgctaccatttcttttaaaaacaaaTGCTTTTGGTTATATCTAACCAAGTGAGGGCCTTTATGATTTTAAAGCCCGGGCAAAGAAACATAAAACATATCTACTGCGATTTGATTGAAAATGTATAGATATAATCTTAATGTCATATGGTTATTACTTGCATCATAAAACATATCTACTTGCATCATATCAGGGTTTCCGGTTTTCTGATTCAAAGAGGCGCTGTTACGTTCCGTTGAAATGGTGGATCTCCGCGTGGTACTTTTTGGTTGGTTATCTTGTACTAtatgttcattatttttggtATTGTTTGTTTCCGTCTACTTTCTATTTCCTTCTATTTTTTGCTTCGCAAAATACTGTTTTGGCGTTTAGGCCTGTGCCCTGCTTAGCTTATGGCCTTGTGTTCTGCCTAGATTTTGGGCTTTTATCCCGCTTGGAGGTTCTATGAAATGATGGAAAGCTGTCTGACC comes from the Gossypium hirsutum isolate 1008001.06 chromosome A06, Gossypium_hirsutum_v2.1, whole genome shotgun sequence genome and includes:
- the LOC107960123 gene encoding lysophospholipid acyltransferase 1, with translation MELDMVTMAASIGVSVPVIRFLLCFVTTIPVSFLWRLVPGPLAKHLYSAFTGALLSYLSFGFSSNLHFLVPMLLGYAAMVLYRPKCGIITFFLGFGFLIGCHVYYMSGDAWKQGGIDATGALMVLTLKVISCAMNYNDGLLKEEDLREAQKKNRLIKLPSLIEYFGYCLCCGSHFAGPVYEMKDYLDWTEGKGIWAHSDKGPSPSPYVATLRALVQASFCMAMFLYLSPSHPLSWFTDPAYQEWGFWRKLSYQYMSGFTMRWKYYFIWSISEAALIISGLGFSGWTESSPPKPKWVRAKVVDILGFELAKSSVLLPLVWNIQVSTWLRHYVYERLVKKGKKPGFFQLLATQTVSAVWHGLYPGYIIFFVQSALMIAGSRVIYQWEKAIPTNMALVKKAFAVMNFAYTLLVLNYSCVGFMVLSKHETLASYGSVYYIGTIIPIALIILGYIIPAKPARFKARKEQ